The sequence GAGGTGACACGTAAAATGACGGGTTGAGTAGCCATTGATGCCAATCGATAGGTGTTTTCTTCCGTGAACGATTTGAGATCCAGCTAAAGCTTTGAGATTGGATCTCGGAGATTATCACATCGGGGTTCCATATTTTTCCGGAAAAAATCTTTAAGTTCCTATGTTTCCAAATAATGTAGCACGCAATCCATTTAGCAGCTTGCCATATTGAAGAACCAATGGAATTATGTGATATGCCTTGATCCGAGATGATGGCATCATTGATGTTAGAGATACTTATGTTGTTTTGATTCCACCAATCGAGAAATTGTATCCATATTGAAGATACTTTTTGACAATTTAACAACGCGTGATCAATGGTTTCAATTTGGTGCTCACATAAGGGACATAAGATGGTGTGAAGGTCAATTCCTTTTTTATCGAGTTCGCTTCTAACCGGGATTTTTTGTTGAACGGCCCTCCATGAGAAAATGAATATCTTTTGTGGAACGAATTTGTTTTGAGGTAGTGAAAGGTTTCTAGAGTTTGTGCCGTATTTAAGCTTATTGATCAGATTTGACAGTGCTGCTGAAGTGTAGATGCCGGATGTGTCAAGGGAACATTTCCATGAGTCGGGGCGATCTGAAATAATAACAGATGTTATTAGGTTGTTGAGCTCCGTGAGATAGTCCTTTGCACGACCACTAGGAGGGCGGGACCAATCCCAATTACCGATCGAGGTAGAGTTAACGTTCATTATTCTATCAGCAACAGTTGCTTCTTTGCGGGATTCCAACATGAATAGTCTATGAAATGTATCTTTTAAGCACTCAGATCCGATCCATATATCATGCCAGAAGCTTATTGATGTGCCATTTCCTATGCGCTTTGAAATCGAGGATGTGAAGGTTGTGCCTATATTGTCAGCAACTTTTCCagctttaataatctctttccaaatggtgcgacctgaaatgttcctgcatAAAAAGTTAGTATCCAACCCTCCCCCCGGCCCATAAATGCTTTTGATTATTTTTACCCATAATGCATTATCTTCGtttttaaaacgccaccaccatttacaaagtAATGATATGTTTTTAGCAAAGAGGGACCCCACGTTTAAACCCCCACAATCGTATGGCAAAATTATTTGGTCCCATTTGatccaattaattttattatcgtttGAAGATCCTCCCCAGAAGAATTTCCGTCTTTTAGATTCAAGTACCTTAAGGATAGCGGATGGTGCATGAAATAAGGAGAAGTAGTATAATGGGATACTACTAAGAATTGATTTGATGGTCGTAAGTCGACCTCCGAAAGAAATAGATTTAGCAGCCCAATCTGAAAGCCTTTTGTCGAATTTCTCAACGATCGGCTGCCACGAGGAGGCGTGAGATGTGGGTACACCAATAGGAAGTCCAAGATAGGAGAACGGGGTATGACCCGCAGAGCAGTTCATGTAGCAAGCCATTTGTTCGGTTTCGGTCGTAGATGTACCTATACCGTAAAGTTTGCTTTTACGGAAGTTAACTTTGAGGCCTGAAATATTTTCAAAACATTTTAGTAGTTTGGAGATATATTTGGCGTTTCTTTTATTCCATTCGCCGAAGAAGATTGTATCATCAGCATATTGGAGGTGTGTAATATTGAGATTGTCATGTCCGATCTTTAATCCTTGCAAATGACCATTGGCTAATGCTCTTTTGACAAGTATGTTAAGACCTTCAGCAACAATGATGAACAGGAATGGCGAAATGGGGTCACCTTGTCGGATTCCTCTTTCAGGGGAAAATTCTTTGGTGGGAGAGCCATTGATTAGTACAGAAGTAGATGATGACCAAAGGCATGCCCGAATGAAACCAATCCATTTTGGACCAAAACCCATGAAGTGCATGGTTTTAAATAGAAAGTCCCACTCAATGCAGTCAAATGCCTTTTCGAAGTCAACTTTAAAGATTAAACCtttttgttttttacgttttaattcatCAATTATTTCGTTTGCAATTAGGACACTATCTAGGATATTTCGACCTTTGAGGAAAGCTGTTTGTTCACTACCAATGATTTTATGAATGACCATGGCAAGGCGATTGGAGAGTATTTTGGTGAGAATTTTATAGTAGCTACCTATTAGACAGATTGGGCGATATTCATTTAATCCGATTGGGTTGGGTTTTTTCGGGACTAATGTGAAGAAAGATGCATTACATCCTTTGGAGATTTCTGAGTTTTCCCAGAACCAATCTAGAGATTTAATGAGGTCGGTTTTAATCAGTTCCCAATGTTTTTTAAAGAATCTCATGTTGAAACCGTCCGGCCCAGGAGCTTTAGAGCTATCGCAATTACATATGGCTTCCCATATTTCTTTTTCGTTAAATTTAGCTTCTAGGAGTTGATTGTCCAAGGAGGAAATGTATTCAAGATGTGAAACATGATCGAAAGGGCATTCGTCACGTAAGTGTTTGGATCGGAAGATGTTGTTAAAATAGGAGTATGCTTCTTGTTTTATTAGATTAGGATCTTCAGTCCATGTACCATTAATTGAAAGCCCGTGGATGTTGTTTTTACTTGTTCTTCTTTTGATATAGTTATGAAAGTATTTCGAATTTTCATCACCCTCAAGCGCCCATTTGATTCtagatttttgtttaagcatgtttgttttctttttttctttgacGATGTGATGCATTTTTTCATCGATCCATTTTTGTTTTTCAGTTTCGGATAAAGGTCTAGTTTCGGCGGTTTGTTCCCAATTATTACATTCAGTAAGATGATCACGTATTTGGGAGTCTAAGTTATCAAGTTGATTACTATGTTTTTTAAGTTCTAATTTAACGTTTTTTAGTTTGTTACGGAAAATGCAGTCAGGCCTATTCCCACTAATTGGGATCAACCAAGCCTTTTCTATGATGGTGTCGGCATCTTTTAAATCTAGCCATGTGTCAAAGACACGTATTGGCTTAGGGCCAGAATCGAGGAGGTTATTTCTTAGGATAATGGGACAGTGGTCAGAAAGGTCCCGATCAAGAGTTTTGGAGGATGTGTTGGGCCAGATAGTGAAGATGCCATCGGAAATGAGGAATCGGTCAAGTTTACTAAACTTCATTGTTTTTTCACAAATCCTTGTGAACCTTTTACCGCCTAAAGGAAGATCAATTAATCCAGAGTTATTTATAAAGTTATTAAAATTATCTGCCCAATTTTGATTATACTCTGTGTTCATGCGTTCTGTTTTGTTTCTTACTTCGTTGAAGTCACCAAAAACAATGTGTGGGATATTAAGGGAGTTAGTAAGGGATGAGAGTTCGCTCCAAAGTCTAAGTTTTTTTGAATGGGAATGGGGGCCATAAACATTAATGAAGGCAATTTCAGAGTCATGACCCGCCCACGTGCCACAAATTGCAAGAAAGAATTCACCCTCAATAGCATAGTTGAACGAAAAGATATTAGTATCCCAAATAGTTAGGATACCTCCGGAAGCACCATCCGAATCCTTTTGGACGAATTTAAAATCAGAATTACCCCAGAAAGATTCAATGGTGTTGTCACGTGTTTGGCCGCATTTGGTTTCCTGGAGGCCTAGAATTGATGGTTTTTCTTTATAGCAAATACGTTTAAGCCAGCTTATTTTACCCGTTTGTCCAATACCCCGAATATTAAGAGAAATCGTACACATGAGAAAAAACTTACAGAATCGATGTGACGGAGGTGGATTCATGGGTTGTTGCGACGAATCCCGATGCTTTTCCCGAATTCGAACGTATCCAAGCTTTTGCTAGAGGTAGAACCTGTCTTTTTAGTCTTTTTGTTATGTACCATGTCCATATGAGATCCCTTCGAGAAGTAGGATGTGCTACCACCACCGTTAGACGAGGACTTACAACGTTTAGCCAGTTGAGAGATTCTAAGCTTTTGGCCACTTCTAGCTAGATGTTTGATGTAAAGCATATTGGATCTAGGTCTTTTAAAATCTGGGTTTTGAGAGGTGTTTTTTGACTTAATGATAGGTTTGGCGATGGTGCTAGAAATTTTTCTCTTTTTAGAAATTTCTTTACCCGTATAAAGTAAAGGTTCGAGGTTGAAAGGATCGGAATTTGTTTGTTGTGTAGCGTTAGGGGCAGGCATAAAATTTAATGGAGAGTTGGATTGAGGGTTTAAAGGGGTAGTACAGGGGGTGTCGTTTGTGGTATGGTGAGGGAGGGTTTCGGGAACAGAATCTGCATGTTCTTGTGTCACTATTGGTGAGCATAAATCATTTGTTAGAATGTGTTGAGGTGAGCTGTCCATATTAGATTTACCCGAGATGTGGCTAGGTGTAACAGGGGTATCATTTACATGATTCGATGGGCCGTTAATAACAGTGTTGGGCTGCGGGATTGCAAGGGTATCCTCTCTTGGTGGGCTTGGGGGGGTATTGGTGGTAATGGGCTGCGTGATTACAGTGGACTCCAAAGGGATGGTTTTTGGTTTTGGTTGATATGAGGTGGTATTATATGGCCTTGCTGTATTAAAATCAGGAATAGGAGGTGGTTCAATTGGATCAGTTTCATTCGATGGGCTAGTTTCTTTTGTAGAGCTAGTATTATTTAAAACAGTTTCGGGATTGGAAGGATTATGGGTGTGAGGGTTTGTGGTGTCAAAGTGGTTGATGGGTTTCGATATGCTAGGAGATTGGAGAGATTGGTTATCGGCATTATTAATTAAGGGACGAGTATCCATTCGTTTAGAGGAATTAGAGGAGGTTTGGTGAGGAGGCGTGGGATCGTGGTTGTTGTTACGGGTGGTCTTTTCAGCGTTTCCTTCAACTCGATTTTCACAATCCAAGTGGGACTCTTCGTCAGAAATGTGATCGTCCGAAAGAATTTCATCATCCCAATTCGACGAATTATCGATATCACCATAAGTGTTAAACATAGAAAAGTTTTGAACTTCAATGATGTAAGCCTTAGATTGATTGACGTCACCGGGGTTGATAATAACTTGGCCGTTTATCGGTGAGAAATTGTTTGTTTTGATAATTACCGAGCCATGCGATAAATCTTGGTTGTTCTCATTGGTTATAGAGCAATTAAACGTTTCAATTACCTCGCCCCAATTTTTTGCTATGTCAATGAATGTGGATTCTAACCAACAAGTAATAGGTACCCCGAATATGTTAACATAGACAAGTCTACCAGAGGTTTTGTAAATTTCGGGATCCCATGGGTTTATATCTTCAAGCCATTTCCATAATGGGTGTTCCGAATTGTTAATCAAGTCTAGGGCCGGGTTGGGTTCCTCAAATATAAGCATTAGATCATGCCCGCCCAGGTATTTGATAGTAAACCCACCAAGGTTTTCACTTTCACATATTTCATTAAAATATTCAAGGAATTCAAGATCTTTAACTTTGGCAATAACCGCTTGACCAAGTATTTGGATAAGATCATCATTAGAATTTACCTTAATCGAGGGGATGCCGTAGTTTGTAGCCTGCTTGTTTAGGACCACTTCTTTGAAATTCCTTTCGTCTACAGGTGAGTTAAATGCAACCTTAACATTGTTCCTAGAACCCGATTTTGCATTGTTAGGCTGTGGAGCTTGTTTCTTTCCTTCGGGATCACGGGCCTTGTAAACTTTGAGTAAATTGTCACCCGCAACAATGAGACTTAGTCTCCTCGCAAGAGAATCTTTGTGGTAATCTGGAACGTCTAAGAATCTAACAAAACCAAACTTCCTTCCGTTTTTTAAGGTCTTCCTGGGGATGTAAACCTCGTGGATATTGCCATATTTTTTGAAAACATCCCATAAGTCCGTTGAACACCAGTGTTCGGGAAAGTTGTGGAAGAGGTATGAAGTAATTCTAGACTTGTCGATCGGTTTTGGCAATTGATTTGTTTTAGAATTATTCGCATCTGGAAAAGGCTTGCCATAACGATTGATAAGGTTGGTGGCTGATTCCCGTATTTTGAAGTTGTTGTATAATTGATTGTAGGATGAGTTTAACCTTGTCGATTGATGATTGAGACCAGATTTGGATCGGATAAGGTGGGTTGGATTCTGCTGGTTATTGTAATTAGACGTGGTGTTAGTCGATGAAACAGATTGGTTTCGGGGGTTGTCCCTAGCCTTAGCAGCAGTATTGACAGAAATATTGGCATTGGAAAGGGGAATGTTGTTGGGAGAAGTGGCTGGGATTTTATGGTTAGAGTGATAACCACCATTGTCGTTTTTAGGTTCGGATCTAGGGATCCACTGTTGCCGGAATTGGTTCTTGCGAAGGCCCGGATTTCCATATTTTTGGATTAAGATTTTTGCCTGATCGATTTTAGGGTTAGATATATTCTTACCGTTATGTTTTCGTTGGACCACTCTCCAACCGTCATCTGTATCTTCAGCTGGAAAGGGCGAGGGAATTGGAGCCTTTTGCTTGTATTCAACCCCATAACCTGGCCACTGATTAGTACCAAAATTAGCCGGAGAACATGGTGATGTCTGTATACGATTGGCGAAAGTGTTGTGGGGATTGTGGATGTGCCGTCGGGAAGATGAAAGATGCATGTACCGGCTAGTTGCCGGCGTGAAAGGAGACAGTACGATGGTAGGGATTGAGGAGATCATGAgatcgtgttttttttttttttttttttttagtttactatTATATAAAAAGGTGGATTAAAAGTGGAGATCAGGTGGTGTATTGGTGGTGTATTGGTGGTGAGAGAAATAAAATCAAGTAATCCAGACGTTACAGGTGAACATCGGGACACGAGTTGAGAGAGAATATAGAGAATATAGTGAGAGTATACTTTTCTGCTGTTATaaagaggaaaaaaaaaaaaatgatatcaGAGGTGGACTTCACTCAGAACATCATGGAATCATTTTTCGTATACAAATTATCTTCCCATTACAAACTTTCAATTATGGAGCCAAATTAAAAGAAATGCCATCCCAACGAATGATCCTTTAACGCTCACCATTcaatgtttcaagctcataaatgaaagtgatgattcgggaacttaatacacgcATATAATACGCCGCTtcataggtaattatgcatacaacactactaaacacttacaaacaacattgcaaagcattcaatgcatcaaaagttcatattaaatCTATCAAAccgtaaccaagaatcacaaaatcaataatcatgttaatgtaagtttttcatgtcatccaacataccaaatcgaagcTTATGAATTTAGTAACACaattaacacatgaactttaacatctaacaacatttcattaaccaaaatcaaggattaaactaacccatttttcatattcaagctagttacatcaaaatgacaagaacaagcaaatAATTCACATAatcgtgttagacttgagccatagacactaattaacacacttttaagttttaaagatcaagatcaagaaatttagtatttttagaaagttacccaaacgagatgaagttggtatgaaatcgaagaggaagttgcaaggattccaaatatatagtttgttttaaagaacgcttgctagatcggatttggatgatgaatttgtgtttgagggtttgagagcatAAAGGTGGAAGTAGTGAAAAGTGgtggatgaaatgaatggaggagggaggagtttgactagttgacctagtcatctctttggtctcttggcaagtttagtccctcaagtttaaaagcgggtgcgtgaattacctaaacgaaatattttaaaaacgcgtcttaacgggtgatgttataattaaataacggactttaaattaagtagacggaaagtaaacgaaaaaaggcaggtcgttacaatatatatatatatatatatatatatatatatatatatatatatatatatatatatatatatatatatatatatatatatatatatatatatatatatatgaatgaaggATTAAAATTGTAGTTTCAGTTTTGTCAAAAATTGAAGAACAAAATTGTAATTAGATCTTGTCGTGTTGAGCAAAAATGTAAAGGTGTGTTTGTGTTACCGTGTATgtgaaaacaaaaacaaaaagagttcattttttctttatatgtttgtaTACTCCCCGTTTATTATTGGTGTATATTATAAAATCATAAGTGAGTGACTTTTTAAGTACTACATCTATTCCAAAGTAATAGTCATGTTTTGACTTTTCAAAGTTTTTATTTCTTAGGTTTGACTGTAAATAACTttctttttattatataatatttgatgaaaattataccaAATGAAAGCACATATAAaacttaatatatacatataaattttattaaatattatataacacaaaaaaaTTATTAAAAGTCAAAGTTAATAACTAAAGACTTTGAAAAGTAAAAAcatgactattaatttgggacgaaGGGAGTATCTTTCAGTGGCTCATACAATAAAAttttaaacttaaaaatatatggggtcctacaaTTATATTTTGTGGTGTCCTATAAAATTTCTAATCATCGTTTGTAAAAAAATTTCCGTAACTAGCGGGGTCACGGGACCCCAATGAAGTATACATAGACTCGCCTCTGCCTGAATCTAACATTTCCGATGCCTGGGCGAGATTACCGAAATATGCCCCTACCCAATTTGGTTAATAAAcaccaaattatattttcaatgttGATTCTAAGTTGTTTTGACGGTTGTGAAAATACATCCTAAGAATGCCCCTAATATATTTACCAAACACAATAATATGAAGTACGGAGTACTACGTTTAAATGTTTGTAACAATCACTATACACATATCTtttgttgagaaaagcgacaccgaattatagcaaactgctagtaatacttgaaataacgacaataataggacaccgagatttaacgtggaaaacccccaatagggtaaaaaaccacgggcaaggaaagaaactcttcactaataagaataataggaattacacttctctctaattacaaggataagtactaatctttatatctcttgtaattaggagattaaacTACAAACTCTCTTTTATTCTTTTAGTACATGGAAGAAAGAAGTGATTATTGGATAATGAAATGAATTAGCTTCACCTCTTATTTATACTGAATGGATATGGGGTTGGTAAAGTATGAAAACTCATATTTTTCTACAAATTGTAGGCACCTAACATGCACGTATCAATTTCCATATTGTTGTTTGACTTTATATTGCCACCTACCATCCATGTTTGACACTATCAACCATCCATATttgacaatctcccacttgaagatttgattgaagctcaatcagtcttcacacgataatccttccttgccaatgatgttacTTACGTCtccgctaggccgcatgaggaacggcaccaaataaacttgtcacggttgattgactttATTAGAAAATCAGCTACATTAttatcagtatgaattttctgcatatccacggttccttcttccactttctcacgaatgaagtgatactgaactcgtatatgctttgtctttgaatgaaatgtcggattccttgcaagatgcaaggcactctggttgtcacaaaatagagtgatattcttttgtttgtgtccgagttcctccaacaacatcttcaaccatactgcctctttagtagcttgagcagctgctacatattctgcctctaTTGTTGACGTcaccacaactgactgcagttttaaaacccagcttactattccaccacaaagtgtgaaaacatatgcagtggtagatttacttttatcgatatcacctgcataatctgaatcaacataccctttgacaataaatttcggttccccataacataatgcaacatctaaggttcccttgatgtatttaaggatcctctttaccgtattccaatgctctttaccaggattcgccatgtaccgactaactactcccactacatgtgcaatgtctggtcttgtacatatcattgcgaacattaaacttcccactgctgatgcatacggtacgcgagacatctccttcctctcgtattcactgctaggacacataacggaggataacttgagattagtaggaagtggggttgagattggcttactatcttgcatattgaagcgttgcaagactttcttcaaataattcttttgagaaagccaaatcttcctattatctctgtctcggtgaatttgcatccctagaatcttgtttgcggcacccaagtctttcatttcaaactccctagccaattgagccttcagcttattaatacgatctttgttggggcctgcaaccaacatgtcgtctacatataacaacaaaatgacaaaatcattgtccccaaacctcttgaaatatgcacaagggtctgcatcaaatctgttatattcaaggctcattatgaaagaatcaaatctcttgtaccaacatctcgacgcctgtttgagaccatacagagatttctttaacctgcaaaccaagttcttttttccttgtagttcaaaaccttttggttgaagcatataaatttcttcttcaagatttccatgaagaaatgcagttttcacatctagctgctctagatgcaaatcaaatgtagcacacatcgctagaactactcgaattgttgtaagtcgaactacaggagaaaatatttcattaaagtccgtatcttctttctgagcatatcctttaaccaccagtcttgcacgataccgctccacttgatcatcaccatttcgcttgatcttatacacccatttatttccaataggttttctaccttttggcaatggcacaagttcccatgttttatttttatgaagagcttcaatttcttcctgcttagccgtcatccactgagatgcatctgaatgattcagtgcctcgcaaagagttgttggctctccttcctctgttagaagacaatatgcaacattgctttccataatataatccaagtgccaccctggacgtttcctttcccgattagaaatacgagtcgctggagcttcatcaacgactacttgattttcatcgtgctctggtactgcttcagaagaatctttatagaattcattttcaacctgtatcggtgtagtttcttttgaagtgaTAACATCTTCACGATCTTTGTCTtccgtaaagacaacatctctgctgatgactactttgtgggcagtgggttcccacaagcgataccccttaactccatcagcataccccaagaacaaacactttctggacttcggatccaactttgtcgtttcttgagaattgtacattacgtacacaggacttccaaatacatgaaggtcggagtaattaactggttttccagtccacatttccatcggcgatttcaactcaattgcagttgatggtgaccgatttatcacgtaacaggcagtacttactgcttctgcccagaatgattttcccaagattgcagttgccaacatcgcccttgttctatctaacaaggttctgttcatccgctctgccactccattttgttgaggagtgtatgccgtcgtgaactgccttttgataccttcttatttgcagaacttatcaaattcatcaccagtgtattctcctccattatccgtccttaaacacttgatctttttaccagattcaagttcaacccgcgctttgtaaactttgaaaacttcaaacacatccgcctttctcttgattgggtacacccaacatctcctagtataatcatcaataaatgatacaaattactttgctcctcctagggattgaactggtgcttgccacacatcagagtgaaccaattctagaatcaatttacttctagaatttgatgtgttaaacttcaggcgatgctgcttgctgattacacaatgctcacataaaggtagcgatacctttgtaagactaggaataagatttctttcaacaagaatcttcataccttgctcagacatgtgtccaagcttttgatgccatgtcatagcaactttatcacttgaactattcgaagcaacagatgcttccgattcctgtaccgtctcgcctttcagaatgtataaattagcacccaccttttctcctttcataagtacaaccgcgcctttcttgattatcatgatcttcttgaaaggacccgttcatatatattataaacgattcacaatagttgattacattgcgaggtatttgacctctatatgatacattttacaaacattgcattcgtttttaaaagacaaactttctttacatcgaaaattgacaggcatgcataccatttcataatatccactatccaactataaattgatttaataataatctttgatgaactcaatgactcgaatgcaacgttcttcgaaatatgctatgaaagactccaagtaatatctttaaaatgagcaaatgcacatcggaagatttctttaacacctgagaataaacatgctttaaagtgtcaaccaaaaggttggtgagttcattagtttatcataatcatttatttccatcattttaatagaccacaagaatttcatttccagttctcataaatatacgtcccatgcatagagacaaaaataataattcatatggtgaacacctggtaaccgacattaactagataagaatatcccctatcattccgggat comes from Rutidosis leptorrhynchoides isolate AG116_Rl617_1_P2 chromosome 4, CSIRO_AGI_Rlap_v1, whole genome shotgun sequence and encodes:
- the LOC139904648 gene encoding uncharacterized protein, giving the protein MISSIPTIVLSPFTPATSRYMHLSSSRRHIHNPHNTFANRIQTSPCSPANFGTNQWPGYGVEYKQKAPIPSPFPAEDTDDGWRVVQRKHNGKNISNPKIDQAKILIQKYGNPGLRKNQFRQQWIPRSEPKNDNGGYHSNHKIPATSPNNIPLSNANISVNTAAKARDNPRNQSVSSTNTTSNYNNQQNPTHLIRSKSGLNHQSTRLNSSYNQLYNNFKIRESATNLINRYGKPFPDANNSKTNQLPKPIDKSRITSYLFHNFPEHWCSTDLWDVFKKYGNIHEVYIPRKTLKNGRKFGFVRFLDVPDYHKDSLARRLSLIVAGDNLLKVYKARDPEGKKQAPQPNNAKSGSRNNVKVAFNSPVDERNFKEVVLNKQATNYGIPSIKVNSNDDLIQILGQAVIAKVKDLEFLEYFNEICESENLGGFTIKYLGGHDLMLIFEEPNPALDLINNSEHPLWKWLEDINPWDPEIYKTSGRLVYVNIFGVPITCWLESTFIDIAKNWGEVIETFNCSITNENNQDLSHGSVIIKTNNFSPINGQVIINPGDVNQSKAYIIEVQNFSMFNTYGDIDNSSNWDDEILSDDHISDEESHLDCENRVEGNAEKTTRNNNHDPTPPHQTSSNSSKRMDTRPLINNADNQSLQSPSISKPINHFDTTNPHTHNPSNPETVLNNTSSTKETSPSNETDPIEPPPIPDFNTARPYNTTSYQPKPKTIPLESTVITQPITTNTPPSPPREDTLAIPQPNTVINGPSNHVNDTPVTPSHISGKSNMDSSPQHILTNDLCSPIVTQEHADSVPETLPHHTTNDTPCTTPLNPQSNSPLNFMPAPNATQQTNSDPFNLEPLLYTGKEISKKRKISSTIAKPIIKSKNTSQNPDFKRPRSNMLYIKHLARSGQKLRISQLAKRCKSSSNGGGSTSYFSKGSHMDMVHNKKTKKTGSTSSKSLDTFEFGKSIGIRRNNP